The following coding sequences lie in one Frigoribacterium sp. SL97 genomic window:
- a CDS encoding ADP-dependent NAD(P)H-hydrate dehydratase, protein MTSDTRFTDWTPSDAADQIAVPAVDDDKYSRGVLGVVIGSSAYPGAAVLGVEAALHTGVGMLRYLGPARASDFVLHRRPEAVTSPGRVQAWLLGSGVDPDHLDDETRHGFATGASSGLPLVLDAGALSLREQATGPVVLTPHFRELAKASGREVADVAADPAGAAERAAGEWGCTVLVKGHRTYVASPGGTRLVAASAPTWLATAGAGDALGGVLGALVATHADEIAADEEALARSAATAAVLHGLAASRAGAGGPFTVLGLVDALPATIAELLRRG, encoded by the coding sequence GTGACCTCCGACACCCGCTTCACCGACTGGACCCCCTCCGACGCCGCCGACCAGATCGCCGTGCCGGCCGTCGACGACGACAAGTACAGCCGAGGCGTGCTCGGCGTCGTGATCGGCTCGAGCGCCTACCCGGGCGCCGCCGTGCTCGGCGTCGAGGCCGCGCTGCATACCGGCGTCGGCATGCTGCGGTACCTGGGCCCCGCCCGCGCCTCCGACTTCGTGCTGCACCGTCGGCCCGAGGCCGTGACGAGCCCGGGTCGCGTGCAGGCGTGGTTGCTCGGCTCGGGCGTGGACCCGGACCACCTCGACGACGAGACGCGCCACGGCTTCGCGACCGGGGCCTCCTCGGGGCTGCCGCTCGTGCTCGACGCCGGAGCGCTGTCGCTCCGCGAGCAGGCGACCGGGCCGGTGGTGCTGACGCCGCACTTCCGCGAGCTGGCGAAGGCTTCGGGCCGCGAGGTCGCCGACGTCGCCGCCGACCCGGCCGGTGCCGCCGAGCGCGCGGCGGGGGAGTGGGGCTGCACGGTGCTCGTCAAGGGGCACCGCACGTACGTCGCCTCGCCCGGCGGCACGCGCCTCGTCGCGGCCAGCGCGCCGACGTGGTTGGCCACCGCCGGCGCGGGCGATGCGCTCGGGGGAGTCCTGGGCGCCCTGGTCGCGACGCACGCCGACGAGATCGCCGCGGACGAGGAGGCGCTGGCCCGGTCGGCCGCGACCGCTGCGGTGCTCCACGGCCTCGCGGCGTCCCGGGCGGGTGCCGGGGGACCGTTCACCGTGCTCGGTCTGGTCGACGCCCTGCCCGCCACGATCGCGGAGCTGTTGCGCCGGGGCTGA
- a CDS encoding HAD family hydrolase encodes MSISLPGRTVVFDYGEVIARFPDDASRRRLEELAGVDPDVLWPSYGRHRHALDRGTLSAGAYWRAIAADTGADWTRTRVHELWAADFPSWFVPEPGTLEVIADLADGGTRLAILSNAGLDFASPFRHSPLGELFEQVFVSAELDDLKPSATIFEHVLAELGTTAADTVFIDNRSDNVEAAQALGIIGHLFTGPEPLRRFVEGLATLPTERR; translated from the coding sequence ATGAGCATCTCACTCCCCGGCCGCACCGTCGTCTTCGACTACGGCGAGGTGATCGCGCGGTTCCCCGACGACGCGTCGCGCCGCCGCCTCGAAGAGCTCGCGGGCGTCGACCCGGACGTGCTCTGGCCCAGCTACGGTCGCCACCGCCACGCCCTCGACCGCGGCACGCTCAGCGCCGGGGCGTACTGGCGGGCCATCGCGGCCGACACCGGCGCCGACTGGACCCGCACCCGCGTGCACGAGCTCTGGGCCGCCGACTTCCCGTCGTGGTTCGTGCCCGAGCCCGGCACGCTCGAGGTGATCGCCGACCTGGCCGACGGCGGCACGCGACTGGCGATCCTCTCGAACGCCGGTCTCGACTTCGCGTCGCCGTTCCGCCACTCGCCCCTCGGCGAGCTGTTCGAGCAGGTCTTCGTCAGCGCCGAACTCGACGACCTCAAGCCGTCGGCCACGATCTTCGAGCACGTCCTCGCCGAACTCGGAACAACGGCCGCCGACACGGTGTTCATCGACAACAGGTCCGACAACGTCGAGGCCGCCCAGGCGCTCGGGATCATCGGGCACCTGTTCACCGGGCCCGAGCCGCTCCGACGCTTCGTCGAGGGGCTCGCGACCCTCCCCACCGAAAGGCGATGA